A single region of the Vicia villosa cultivar HV-30 ecotype Madison, WI linkage group LG4, Vvil1.0, whole genome shotgun sequence genome encodes:
- the LOC131598139 gene encoding uncharacterized protein LOC131598139 has translation MEERYGRLVDRILFKSIKGSKSLESLWWRDIMKIGDDNDDAGFIQNLAIKLGDGGCVPFWTKRWLGSRPFCLLFPLLFQVLEGNEVSMQSMGRWENNRWVWNLAEMEVELSLEASVELEELKEIPLGIEPRKNEHDNFVWPLNEDGVFNVSSCYKKLMQGRADRVAEPRRMGARSLEAAQILWELRMPSKVKIFGWRLIQDRLATKSQLIKRGILEQNDAACCVFGCSQIEDIQHLFINCAVLRRLWGSIYDWLGIAYPVGSDCISNFLHMLNSLRFKCSRKRVGCIWMATCWLIWKQRNDIIFNNVVADMDEILHSVKMLSWWWLEIGNNRKVLCNFYEWSHCPLEYM, from the coding sequence atggaGGAACGATATGGTAGACTTGTTGATAGGATTCTATTCAAAAGCATTAAGGGAAGTAAATCATTAGAATCTCTATGGTGGAGAGATATAATGAAGATTGGTGATGACAACGATGATGCAGGTTTTATCCAGAATTTGGCAATTAAATTGGGAGATGGAGGGTGTGTACCGTTTTGGACGAAAAGATGGCTGGGGAGCAGGCCATTCTGTTTattatttcctcttctttttcagGTATTGGAGGGCAACGAAGTTTCTATGCAATCAATGGGGAGGTGGGAAAACAATAGGTGGGTCTGGAATTTAGCAGAAATGGAAGTAGAGCTAAGTTTGGAGGCAAGTGTGGAACTGGAAGAATTGAAGGAAATACCGTTGGGGATAGAGCCAAGGAAAAATGAGCATGACAACTTTGTCTGGCCTTTAAACGAAGATGGTGTTTTCAATGTCTCATCTTGCTACAAGAAGCTGATGCAAGGGCGGGCTGATAGAGTTGCGGAACCACGGAGGATGGGAGCTAGAAGCCTAGAAGCGGCGCAAATCCTTTGGGAATTAAGGAtgccatcaaaagttaaaattttcgGGTGGAGATTAATTCAAGACAGACTGGCCACTAAATCTCAACTGATCAAAAGAGGGATTTTAGAACAAAATGATGCAGCCTGCTGTGTTTTTGGCTGCAGTCAAATTGAAGACATCCAACATCTATTTATTAATTGTGCTGTTTTAAGGAGGCTGTGGGGAAGCATATATGATTGGTTAGGTATTGCATACCCGGTTGGATCTGACTGCATCTCTAACTTTCTGCATATGCTGAATTCATTGAGGTTCAAGTGTTCTAGGAAAAGAGTGGGTTGCATATGGATGGCTACTTGCTGGTTAATATGGAAGCAGCGGAACGACATAATTTTCAATAACGTGGTGGCGGACATGGATGAAATTCTGCACAGTGTGAAAATGTTATCGTGGTGGTGGCTGGAGATTGGAAACAATCGGAAGGTTTTGTGCAATTTCTATGAATGGTCACATTGTCCTCTAGAATATATGTAA